A stretch of Crossiella cryophila DNA encodes these proteins:
- a CDS encoding alpha/beta fold hydrolase produces the protein MSIIDVSPGVSIAYETFGDPGDAPILLVMGFGAQLLSWEADFCRELAGRGRYVIRYDNRDCGLSTRFDDHPVDMAADGLGLLTALGIDRAHVFGASMGGMIAQTMAITSPDRVLTLTSMMSSTGEKEYGQPTPEARAVLFSPRPAEREAHIAAAERDLVWASRRHGDAALLRAKAAEAYDRAYYPAGVGRQLGAMILSGSRAADLAKLQVPTLVIHGLDDTLIDPSGGRRTAELVPGAELLLIPDMGHDRPRVLWPRIIDAVAAHTG, from the coding sequence ATGTCGATCATTGACGTGTCGCCGGGGGTGTCCATCGCCTACGAGACCTTCGGCGACCCCGGTGACGCCCCGATCCTGCTGGTGATGGGCTTCGGCGCGCAGCTGCTGTCCTGGGAGGCGGACTTCTGCCGGGAGCTGGCCGGGCGCGGCCGGTACGTGATCCGCTACGACAACCGCGACTGCGGGCTGTCCACCAGGTTCGACGACCACCCGGTCGACATGGCCGCGGACGGGCTGGGCCTACTCACCGCGCTCGGCATCGACCGCGCGCACGTCTTCGGCGCCTCGATGGGCGGCATGATCGCCCAGACCATGGCCATCACCAGCCCGGACCGGGTGCTGACGCTGACCTCGATGATGTCCTCGACCGGGGAGAAGGAGTACGGCCAGCCCACCCCCGAGGCCCGCGCGGTGCTGTTCAGCCCGCGGCCTGCCGAGCGCGAGGCGCACATCGCCGCGGCCGAGCGGGACCTGGTGTGGGCCTCCCGGCGGCACGGCGACGCCGCGCTGTTGCGGGCGAAGGCGGCCGAGGCATACGACCGCGCCTACTACCCGGCCGGGGTCGGCCGCCAGCTCGGCGCGATGATCCTCAGCGGTTCCCGCGCGGCGGACCTGGCCAAGCTCCAGGTGCCGACACTGGTGATCCACGGCCTGGACGACACGCTGATCGACCCCAGTGGCGGGCGGCGCACTGCGGAACTGGTGCCGGGGGCGGAGTTGCTGCTGATCCCGGACATGGGGCACGACCGGCCGCGGGTGCTCTGGCCGCGGATCATCGACGCCGTGGCGGCGCACACCGGCTGA
- a CDS encoding SRPBCC family protein yields MTEETKQVSVSRRIAAPAAEIFRVLAEPRRHVELDASRMLREAVFEGAISDVGQVFTMKMYYKPFGDYQMDNHVVAFEPDQRIGWQPVAGHGHPEPGSSWGQRWIFELSPDGPDATVVTQIFDLTDMAEQHRASIGQGETWLPGMTKTLERLDTLCTSG; encoded by the coding sequence GTGACCGAGGAAACGAAACAGGTGTCGGTATCGCGGCGGATCGCCGCCCCGGCGGCTGAGATCTTCCGCGTGCTGGCCGAACCACGGCGGCACGTGGAACTGGACGCCTCCCGCATGCTCCGCGAGGCCGTGTTCGAGGGGGCGATCTCCGATGTCGGCCAGGTCTTCACCATGAAGATGTACTACAAGCCCTTCGGCGACTACCAGATGGACAACCACGTGGTGGCCTTCGAGCCGGACCAGCGCATTGGCTGGCAGCCGGTCGCCGGTCACGGCCACCCGGAGCCGGGCAGCTCCTGGGGACAGCGGTGGATCTTCGAGCTGAGCCCCGACGGCCCGGATGCCACCGTGGTGACCCAGATCTTCGACCTCACCGACATGGCCGAGCAGCACCGCGCCTCGATCGGTCAGGGCGAGACCTGGCTGCCCGGCATGACCAAGACCCTGGAACGCCTCGACACCCTGTGCACCAGCGGCTGA
- a CDS encoding M16 family metallopeptidase, translating into MSGLSTSEEIRLPNGLRLLTIPERRIPVAEVRLVIPFARVGPEAASLDLLAACLLTGARDRDRNAFAEAVADCGGRLDVLVGPEELTLSGSVLCTGLPQLLRLLHEVLVAPCYTAAELNHAWARAANTVPGPRTQAQRALLSQRFLNHPLATDPANARPPATTPEDLRRVHQAVLTPQEAVLVLAGSVGPAEIALATELFGCWQGPPTRYSVPPLRYRESTEITGEAGTGLILLAAPAVDSTDPRCAALDVANQVFGGLTSSRLMRRLRAELGLVYSATSTFQVSRGGSWLLLDTTGAPASVPRIVTEIRALLTGFTPTPDEFEQARQYAIGMTRLGVASLADLATAAAGYAVYGLSTRWLLTYPDQLHALTLAEVAAAAEEFLRPHCFTGVTA; encoded by the coding sequence GTGAGTGGACTGTCCACATCGGAGGAGATCCGGCTACCCAATGGGTTGCGACTGCTCACCATCCCGGAGCGGCGCATCCCGGTGGCCGAGGTCCGCCTGGTCATCCCGTTCGCCAGGGTCGGTCCGGAGGCGGCCTCCCTTGACCTGCTGGCCGCCTGCCTGCTCACCGGCGCCCGCGACCGGGACCGGAACGCCTTCGCCGAGGCCGTGGCCGACTGCGGTGGCCGCCTGGACGTGCTGGTCGGCCCGGAGGAGCTGACCCTGTCCGGCAGCGTGCTGTGCACCGGCCTGCCCCAGCTGCTGCGGCTGCTGCACGAGGTCCTGGTCGCCCCCTGCTACACCGCGGCCGAACTGAACCACGCCTGGGCCAGGGCCGCGAACACCGTGCCCGGCCCACGCACCCAGGCCCAGCGCGCCCTGCTGTCCCAACGCTTCCTGAACCACCCCCTGGCCACCGACCCGGCCAACGCCCGGCCACCCGCGACCACACCCGAGGACCTGCGCCGGGTGCACCAGGCCGTGCTCACCCCACAGGAGGCCGTGCTGGTGCTGGCCGGATCGGTCGGTCCCGCCGAGATCGCCCTGGCCACCGAACTCTTCGGCTGCTGGCAGGGCCCGCCCACCCGGTATTCGGTGCCGCCACTGCGTTACCGCGAGTCCACCGAGATCACCGGCGAGGCCGGGACCGGCCTGATCCTGCTGGCCGCCCCCGCCGTCGACTCCACCGATCCGCGCTGTGCCGCACTGGACGTGGCCAACCAGGTCTTCGGCGGCCTCACCAGTTCCCGGCTGATGCGCAGGCTGCGCGCCGAACTCGGCCTGGTCTACTCGGCCACCTCGACCTTCCAGGTGAGCCGCGGCGGCAGCTGGCTGTTGCTGGACACCACCGGCGCCCCGGCCTCCGTGCCACGCATTGTCACCGAGATCCGGGCCCTGCTGACCGGTTTCACGCCAACGCCGGACGAGTTCGAGCAGGCCCGCCAGTACGCGATCGGGATGACCAGGCTCGGCGTGGCCAGCCTGGCCGACCTGGCCACCGCCGCGGCCGGGTACGCCGTCTACGGTCTGAGCACGCGCTGGCTGCTGACCTACCCGGACCAGTTGCACGCCCTGACCCTGGCCGAGGTGGCCGCGGCGGCCGAGGAATTCCTGCGCCCACACTGTTTCACCGGAGTCACCGCCTGA